A window from Schistosoma haematobium chromosome 3, whole genome shotgun sequence encodes these proteins:
- the CNTN5_5 gene encoding Contactin-5 (EggNog:ENOG410V64Z~COG:T) produces MLEHRHTYQRPTIVVFLDITSAFDSLDRTVLWGCLLKKGVPEKFINILKALYTNTSGRVRAYNHLSPLFHSSSEVRQGCPISPFLFNFAIDDILETVVMDVSNGGVDLLPEERILDLEYADDIVLLCDNAQAMQSALNQLEISVRRYGMCFSPSKCKVLLQDWQDSNPVLTLDGEQIEVVEKFVYLGSCISAGGGVSDEINGRIVKARAA; encoded by the coding sequence atgttagaacaccgccatacttatcaaaggccaacaatcgtagtatttcttgacatcacgtctgccttcgattcgttggacagaactgttctctggggttgtctattgaagaagggcgtgcctgagaagtttattaacatcctaaaagccctatatacaaacacctcaggcagagtgagggcatacaaccacctttctccattgttccattcgagtagtgaggttaggcagggttgcccaatctcaccattcctcttcaacttcgccatcgatgacattctggaaacagttgtgatggatgtaagtaatggcggtgtggatctatTGCCTGAAGAAAGaattctcgaccttgagtatgcggatgatattgtcttactgtgtgataatgctcaagccatgcaatccgcacttaatcagttggaaatcagtgtccgtaggtatggtatgtgcttttcaccttcgaagtgcaaagtacttctacaagactggcaggattctaatcctgtactcaccctggatggtgagcagatagaagtagtcgagaagttcgtgtatctgggtagctgcataagtgctggtggtggcgtgagtgatgagatcaatggacgtatagtgaaagccagagcggcttaa
- the CNTN5_5 gene encoding Contactin-5, variant 2 (EggNog:ENOG410V7W6~COG:K): protein MSLLGQLPAPIQKGSDDYGTALNLNVGSRVLVAKSTIPPYGHRKNWVPRNQEDFLDGGAFPEIHVPQYPLGMGQEKNVSNALVIKTDKDGRIRYDELVRQGHSKDRIIYSKFSDLLPKPIDDDDPEFDKPSQETIEETTEKTRRALESLVEMKVAAAAPVRRAEKTNPAEYIRYTPSQQGAAFNSGAKQRLVRMVEMQKDPMEPPKFKINQKIPRGPPSPPPPLMHSPARKVTVKEQQDWKIPPCISNWKNPRGYTIPLDKRVAADGRGLQTVHINENFAKLAEALYTADRKAREAVEMRAQIERKVAQKEKERKEEQLQRIAQQARESRAGLRRPGAIEGGDNDPGLLDREELRRDRARDRARERNLARSNNEAKAKIEKDKERDISEQIALGLPNPRFNSTSESLFDQRLFNQSKGLDSGFEGGADDLYNIYDKPWRGDSELVTHIYRPRQKDTDAYGTDLDALKKTKRFVPDREFSGTDHSRRLDGPVQFERDEEDPFNLSKFLSKVKKAEKRPGEGTSGTDISNRDTTHRKRDRKD, encoded by the exons ATGTCGTTGCTTGG ACAACTCCCAGCTCCAATTCAAAAGGGTTCAGATGACTATGGAACTGCTTTAAACTTGAACGTGGGTTCAAGAGTCCTCGTTGCAAAATCAACCATCCCACCGTACGGACATCGAAAAAACTGGGTGCCACGCAATCAGGAGGATTTTTTAGATGGAGGGGCGTTCCCAGAAATACATGTCCCTCAATATCCTCTTGGGATGGGGCAGGAGAAAAATGTATCGAATGCCTTGGTTATCAAGACTGATAAAGATGGAAGAATCAGATATGATGAACTTGTTCGTCAAGGACACAGCAAAGACAGGATAATCTATTCGAAGTTTTCAGACTTACTACCTAAACCGATTGATGATGACGACCCAGAATTCGACAAACCAAGTCAAGAGACTATCGAAGAA ACAACGGAAAAAACACGTAGAGCTCTAGAATCATTAGTGGAAATGAAGGTTGCTGCTGCGGCACCTGTACGCCGAGCTGAAAAAACAAATCCTGCTGAATATATACGTTATACACCATCACAACAAGGTGCTGCCTTCAATAGTGGAGCTAAACAACGCCTCGTCAGAATGGTGGAAATGCAGAAAGATCCCATGGAACCTCCTAAGTTTAA AATTAACCAAAAGATCCCTCGCGGGCCCCCTTCTCCCCCACCACCTCTGATGCATTCTCCGGCACGGAAAGTTACAGTAAAGGAACAACAAGACTGGAAAATCCCCCCGTGTATTTCAAATTGGAAGAATCCCAGGGGATATACCATTCCCCTAGACAAACGGGTTGCTGCAGATGGCCGTGGTCTTCAAACTGTTCATATTAATGAGAACTTTGCAAAACTAGCAGAAGCACTTTATACGGCCGACAGAAAGGCTCGTGAGGCTGTAGAAATGAGAGCGCAAATTGAAAGAAAAGTTGCTCAGAAAGAAAAGGAACGAAAAGAGGAGCAACTTCAAAGAATCGCTCAGCAGGCTCGCGAATCTCGAGCGGGTCTTCGTCGTCCTGGCGCAATTGAAGGTGGAGACAATGATCCGGGACTACTTGACCGAGAAGAATTAAGGCGTGATCGTGCACGAGACCGTGCTAGAGAAAGAAATTTAGCTCGTTCTAACAATGAAGCCAAGGCTAAGATTGAAAAGGACAAAGAGCGAGATATCAGCGAACAAATTGCACTTGGACTTCCGAATCCGCGATTTAACTCAACAAGCGAGAGCTTATTCGATCAAAGACTTTTCAATCAATCTAAAGGTTTAGACTCGGGTTTTGAAGGAG GTGCGGATGATTTGTACAACATTTATGATAAGCCATGGAGAGGTGATTCTGAATTAGTAACTCATATATACCGCCCGCGCCAAAAGGATACTGATGCATATGGGACAGACCTTGATGCACTTAAGAAGACTAAACGCTTTGTTCCTGATCGTGAATTTTCTGGAACTGATCATTCACGTCGTTTGGATGGTCCAGTTCAATTTGAGCGAGACGAGGAAGATCCCTTCAATCTTAGTAAATTCTTATCCAAAGTCAAAAAGGCTGAAAAACGCCCAGGTGAAGGTACCTCAGGAACAGATATCAGTAATCGTGACACTACTCATCGTAAAAGAGATCGGAAGGATTAA
- the CNTN5_5 gene encoding Contactin-5, variant 4 (EggNog:ENOG410V7W6~COG:K) — translation MKVAAAAPVRRAEKTNPAEYIRYTPSQQGAAFNSGAKQRLVRMVEMQKDPMEPPKFKINQKIPRGPPSPPPPLMHSPARKVTVKEQQDWKIPPCISNWKNPRGYTIPLDKRVAADGRGLQTVHINENFAKLAEALYTADRKAREAVEMRAQIERKVAQKEKERKEEQLQRIAQQARESRAGLRRPGAIEGGDNDPGLLDREELRRDRARDRARERNLARSNNEAKAKIEKDKERDISEQIALGLPNPRFNSTSESLFDQRLFNQSKGLDSGFEGGADDLYNIYDKPWRGDSELVTHIYRPRQKDTDAYGTDLDALKKTKRFVPDREFSGTDHSRRLDGPVQFERDEEDPFNLSKFLSKVKKAEKRPGEGTSGTDISNRDTTHRKRDRKD, via the exons ATGAAGGTTGCTGCTGCGGCACCTGTACGCCGAGCTGAAAAAACAAATCCTGCTGAATATATACGTTATACACCATCACAACAAGGTGCTGCCTTCAATAGTGGAGCTAAACAACGCCTCGTCAGAATGGTGGAAATGCAGAAAGATCCCATGGAACCTCCTAAGTTTAA AATTAACCAAAAGATCCCTCGCGGGCCCCCTTCTCCCCCACCACCTCTGATGCATTCTCCGGCACGGAAAGTTACAGTAAAGGAACAACAAGACTGGAAAATCCCCCCGTGTATTTCAAATTGGAAGAATCCCAGGGGATATACCATTCCCCTAGACAAACGGGTTGCTGCAGATGGCCGTGGTCTTCAAACTGTTCATATTAATGAGAACTTTGCAAAACTAGCAGAAGCACTTTATACGGCCGACAGAAAGGCTCGTGAGGCTGTAGAAATGAGAGCGCAAATTGAAAGAAAAGTTGCTCAGAAAGAAAAGGAACGAAAAGAGGAGCAACTTCAAAGAATCGCTCAGCAGGCTCGCGAATCTCGAGCGGGTCTTCGTCGTCCTGGCGCAATTGAAGGTGGAGACAATGATCCGGGACTACTTGACCGAGAAGAATTAAGGCGTGATCGTGCACGAGACCGTGCTAGAGAAAGAAATTTAGCTCGTTCTAACAATGAAGCCAAGGCTAAGATTGAAAAGGACAAAGAGCGAGATATCAGCGAACAAATTGCACTTGGACTTCCGAATCCGCGATTTAACTCAACAAGCGAGAGCTTATTCGATCAAAGACTTTTCAATCAATCTAAAGGTTTAGACTCGGGTTTTGAAGGAG GTGCGGATGATTTGTACAACATTTATGATAAGCCATGGAGAGGTGATTCTGAATTAGTAACTCATATATACCGCCCGCGCCAAAAGGATACTGATGCATATGGGACAGACCTTGATGCACTTAAGAAGACTAAACGCTTTGTTCCTGATCGTGAATTTTCTGGAACTGATCATTCACGTCGTTTGGATGGTCCAGTTCAATTTGAGCGAGACGAGGAAGATCCCTTCAATCTTAGTAAATTCTTATCCAAAGTCAAAAAGGCTGAAAAACGCCCAGGTGAAGGTACCTCAGGAACAGATATCAGTAATCGTGACACTACTCATCGTAAAAGAGATCGGAAGGATTAA
- the CNTN5_5 gene encoding Contactin-5, variant 3 (EggNog:ENOG410V7W6~COG:K), whose translation MHSPARKVTVKEQQDWKIPPCISNWKNPRGYTIPLDKRVAADGRGLQTVHINENFAKLAEALYTADRKAREAVEMRAQIERKVAQKEKERKEEQLQRIAQQARESRAGLRRPGAIEGGDNDPGLLDREELRRDRARDRARERNLARSNNEAKAKIEKDKERDISEQIALGLPNPRFNSTSESLFDQRLFNQSKGLDSGFEGGADDLYNIYDKPWRGDSELVTHIYRPRQKDTDAYGTDLDALKKTKRFVPDREFSGTDHSRRLDGPVQFERDEEDPFNLSKFLSKVKKAEKRPGEGTSGTDISNRDTTHRKRDRKD comes from the exons ATGCATTCTCCGGCACGGAAAGTTACAGTAAAGGAACAACAAGACTGGAAAATCCCCCCGTGTATTTCAAATTGGAAGAATCCCAGGGGATATACCATTCCCCTAGACAAACGGGTTGCTGCAGATGGCCGTGGTCTTCAAACTGTTCATATTAATGAGAACTTTGCAAAACTAGCAGAAGCACTTTATACGGCCGACAGAAAGGCTCGTGAGGCTGTAGAAATGAGAGCGCAAATTGAAAGAAAAGTTGCTCAGAAAGAAAAGGAACGAAAAGAGGAGCAACTTCAAAGAATCGCTCAGCAGGCTCGCGAATCTCGAGCGGGTCTTCGTCGTCCTGGCGCAATTGAAGGTGGAGACAATGATCCGGGACTACTTGACCGAGAAGAATTAAGGCGTGATCGTGCACGAGACCGTGCTAGAGAAAGAAATTTAGCTCGTTCTAACAATGAAGCCAAGGCTAAGATTGAAAAGGACAAAGAGCGAGATATCAGCGAACAAATTGCACTTGGACTTCCGAATCCGCGATTTAACTCAACAAGCGAGAGCTTATTCGATCAAAGACTTTTCAATCAATCTAAAGGTTTAGACTCGGGTTTTGAAGGAG GTGCGGATGATTTGTACAACATTTATGATAAGCCATGGAGAGGTGATTCTGAATTAGTAACTCATATATACCGCCCGCGCCAAAAGGATACTGATGCATATGGGACAGACCTTGATGCACTTAAGAAGACTAAACGCTTTGTTCCTGATCGTGAATTTTCTGGAACTGATCATTCACGTCGTTTGGATGGTCCAGTTCAATTTGAGCGAGACGAGGAAGATCCCTTCAATCTTAGTAAATTCTTATCCAAAGTCAAAAAGGCTGAAAAACGCCCAGGTGAAGGTACCTCAGGAACAGATATCAGTAATCGTGACACTACTCATCGTAAAAGAGATCGGAAGGATTAA